A single region of the Pseudomonadota bacterium genome encodes:
- a CDS encoding precorrin-8X methylmutase — translation MHNQVNWQMSGDEIERESFRRIDELASRHFFSPAEWHVARRLIHTTGDFSIIEQLRFRHDPIPAGLAALAAGAPLFCDSNMVRSGVSVARLRQLNPCYEKASVHCYIADSDVALAAAARGTTRALAAVEKARPLLAGAVVLIGNAPLALAKIVQLAEEEGLRPALVIGIPVGFVNVIEAKAMLAAASLPQIVVEGRRGGSALAVAALHGIIENHLS, via the coding sequence ATGCATAATCAGGTAAACTGGCAGATGTCGGGTGATGAGATTGAGCGGGAGAGTTTTCGGCGTATCGATGAGCTGGCTTCGCGACATTTCTTCAGTCCGGCTGAATGGCATGTGGCTCGGCGTCTGATTCATACGACCGGAGATTTTTCCATTATCGAGCAGCTGCGTTTTCGCCATGATCCGATCCCGGCGGGGCTTGCCGCCCTGGCCGCCGGCGCGCCCCTGTTCTGTGATTCCAACATGGTCCGCAGCGGGGTTTCCGTGGCCCGTTTGCGTCAGCTCAATCCCTGCTATGAGAAAGCGTCGGTGCATTGTTATATTGCCGATTCCGATGTAGCCCTGGCGGCGGCGGCGCGGGGGACGACCCGGGCCCTGGCGGCGGTGGAAAAAGCCCGTCCCCTGCTTGCCGGGGCCGTGGTGTTGATCGGCAACGCCCCGTTGGCGCTGGCGAAGATCGTGCAGCTGGCCGAGGAGGAAGGACTGCGCCCGGCCCTGGTGATCGGCATTCCCGTCGGTTTCGTCAACGTGATCGAGGCCAAGGCGATGCTGGCGGCCGCCTCCTTGCCCCAGATTGTGGTTGAAGGCCGCCGCGGCGGCAGCGCCCTGGCCGTGGCCGCCCTGCACGGCATTATCGAGAACCACTTGTCCTGA